CGATCCGTCGCTGCCCCTGGCGACGCGGATCGACGACCTGCTGTCTCGCCTGACGGCGGACGAGAAGATCTCCCTGCTGCACCAGTACGAACCGGCCATCCCGCGGCTCGGCATCGGCGTGTTCAAGACCGGCACCGAGGCGCTGCACGGCATCGCGTGGTCGACCGACTACGACAACAAGGGCGCCGTCGTCAAGGCGGACGGCACCGTGTTCCCGCAGGCCATCGGCCTCGCCAGCACCTGGGACCCGGCACTGGTCAAGCAGGTCGGCTCGGCCGTCGGGCAGGAGGCGCGCGGCTTCAACGCGCGGAACCCGACGCTGTGGGGCCTCAACCTCTGGGCGCCGGTGGTGAACCTGCTGCGCGACCCGCGGTGGGGCCGCAACGAAGAGGGCTACTCCGAGGACCCCCACCTCACCGGGGAGCTCGCGACCGCCTACGGCCGCGGCATCCAGGGCGACGACCCGCGGTACCTGCAGGCCGCCCCCACGCTCAAGCACTACCTCGCCTACAACAACGAGGTCAGCCGCGACACCAGCAACTCCTCGGTGCCGCCCAAGATCCTGCACGACTACGACGAGCAGGCGTTCAAGATCCCGCTGGAGGCCGGCGCGGCCAACGCCGTCATGCCGTCGTACAACCTGGTCAACGGGCGGCCGAACACGGTGAGCCCCGACCTCGGCGGCAAGCTGCGGCAGTGGGCGCCCCAGGACATCGCCGTCGTCAGCGACGCCGGCGCACCGTCCAACCTGGTCAACTCCGAGAAGTACTACGCCACCAAGGCCGAGGCGGACGCGGCGGCGATCAAGGCGGGGCTCGACAGCTTCACCGACAACGACACCGACGGCTCGATCACCGCCGCCGCGGTCAAGGAGGCGCTGAGCAAGGGCCTGCTGACCATGGCCGACGTCGAAAAGGCCGACCGGCACCTGCTTTCGCTGCGGTTCCGGCTCGGCGAGTTCGACCCGCCGGGACGCAACCCCTACGCGAAGATCACACCGGCCGTCATCAACTCGCCGGCCCACCAGGCCCTCGCCCGCAAGGCCGCCGACGAGCAGGTCGTGCTGCTGCGCAACAACGGCGGCGCGCTGCCGCTGGACGCCGCGCGGAACAAGAAGATCGCGGTCGTCGGCCCGCTCTCGAACACGTTGTACGAAGACTGGTACAGCGGCGCGATGCAGACCAAGGTCACCCCGGTGCAGGGCATCAAGGAGCGGCTCGGCTCGGCGGGCACGGTCGCGTCGTCGGAAGGCGTCGACCGGATCGCGCTGAAGGACCTCTCGACCGGCCGGTACCTGACCGCGCCGACGACCACGGGGAAGGTGACTGCCGGCGGGACCATCGCGGGCACCACCGAATCCTTCGACGTCTACGACTGGGGCGCGGGCAAGAACACCCTGCGGGCGGCCGCGAACGGCAAGTTCCTCAGCTACTCCGGCGGCGCCCTGGTGAACGACGTCGACCAGCCGGCCGGCTGGTTCGTGCAGCAGCAGCTGAAGCTCGACGCCCAGCCCGACGGCAGCTACGTGCTCGAATACGCGGGCAACGAAGTGAACGAGCCGTGGTTCGGCCCGAACAAGTTCGCCGTCGTCGGCGCCGACGGGGTCCTGACGATCTCCTCGCCGGACGCCGCGCACGCGACCAAGTTCGGCCGTGACGTGCTCACCAGCGGGGTCGGCAGCGCGGTCGCCGCCGCCAAGGACGCGGACACCGCCGTCGTCGTGGTCGGCAGCATGCCGTTCATCAACGGCCGCGAGGCCAACGACCGGACCAGCACCGAGCTCGCCCCGGCGCAGCGCGCGCTGATCGAGGCCGTGCAGAAGGCCAACCCGCACACCGTCGTCGTGGTGGAGAACAGCTATCCGACGACCGGCTGGGACACGCTGTCCGTGCCGGGCATCGTGTGGACCAGCCACGCCGGGCAGGAGACCGGGCACGCGGTCGCCGACGTGCTCTTCGGCGACAAGGACCCGAGCGGGCGGCTGACGCAGACCTGGTACGCCTCCGACGCCGGGCTGCCGAGCATCCTGGACTACGACATCGCGAAGACCGGGATGACGTACCAGTACTACCGCGGGAAGCCGTTGTTCCCCTTCGGGTACGGGCTCAGCTACACGAGCTTCCGCTACAGCGGCGTGCGGGCCGTCCAGGCCGGCGGCAAGGTCCAGGTGAGCGTCGACGTGACGAACACCGGCGCCCGCGCCGGGACCGACGTCGTCCAGCTCTACTCGAAGAACGCCGGCGTGCAGCGGTTGCGGGACTTCTCGAAGGTGACCCTGGCGCCGAAGCAGACCCGTACGCTGCGGTTCGAGGTGCCCGTCGCGGACCTGGCGTCCTGGGACGTCTCGCGGGACCGGTCCGTGGTGGCGGCGGGGGTCTACGAGTTCTCGGTGGGCCGCAACGCCGCCGAACTTTCGGCACCGCAGCCGGTCTACGTGCCGGGCGAGCGGGCCCTGCCGCGCGACCTGAGCCGTCCGACGCAGGCCCAGAACTTCGATGACTACTCCGGGACGACGTTGACGGACACGTCGAAGGTTTCGGGTACCTCGGTCGCGGGCGTGGCCGGGAGCTGGGTGGCGTACCGCGATGTGGCCTTGAACGGCCCGGCGCGCTTCTCGGCTTCGGTGTCGGCGCCGGCGTCATCGCGTGTCACGATCCGCCTGGACTCGCCGACCGGCCGTGTCTTGGGAACGGCTTCGGTGCCGAGCACAGGTGACCGGTACGCGTACACGACGGTGACCGCCGCACTGGCGAAGGCCGCCGGCCGCCACGACGTGTACCTGACCTTCGACGGCCCGGTGAACGTGGCGACGTTCTCGCTGCGGTGACCTACGGTTTCCGCCCGACGCCCGCGTAGGGGAGGGAGTTGACCGACGGGTCTTCGGACATGTCGCCGACTCCCTCCGGGTGCCACATCGCGCAGCCGACCAGGCCCGGTTCGACCAGGTCGAAGCCCTGGAAGAACCGGAGCACCTGGTCGTGCGTGCGCGGGAACGGCCGGTTCTGCTGGTTCTGCCGGCTCGTGTACACCTCGATCGCCTCGTCGAGGCCCGCCGAACCGGAGTCCGCCGCGACGTGCGTGACGGCGAGGAAACTGCCCGGCGCGAGCCGGTCGTGGTAGCGGGTCAGGATGCCCTCCGGATCCCACGAGTCGGGCACGAAGTGCAGCAGCAGCAACATGAACAGCCCGATCGGCTGCTCGGGGTCGAGCAGCCGGCGCGCCGGCTCCGCGTCGAAGATGTCGTTGACGTCGCGCAGGTCGGCCTGGAGCACCGCGCAGTTGTCGTTGCCCTGCAACAGCAGCTCGCTGTGCGCGACCGCGACCGGCTCGCGGTCGACGTAGACCACCCGGCACGCCGGGTCGGCCTGCTGGACGATCTCGTGGAGGTTCCCCGCCGTCGGGATGCCGGACCCGATGTCGAGGAACTGCCGGACCCCGGCGTCGACCATGTACCGCGCGGCGCGGCGCAGGAAGGCGCGGTTGAGCCGGGCCGCGTCCCGGACCCCGGGCATGATCTTCAGGATCTGCTCCCCGAGCGCCCGGTCGGCGGCGAAGTTGTGGTCGCCGTCGAGCCAGAAGTCGTACACCCGCGCCGGGTTCGGCACCGTGGTGTCGATCTCCGGCGGTACCCAGCTCGCTTCCCCGGTCACGGGACCTCCCACCCCTCGAGCACTCCGAAGTGGCGCAGTTTAGCGCTCTCATCCGTTCGTGTGGACTCGCGCTCGGCGGACCGGCCGCCCGGCTAGGGTGGCCCGGTCACGAGGAGGCGAGGCCATGCCGAACCCGCGTCCCGTTCCCGGTCGCTTGCCTGTGCTCGGGCACACCGTGTCCCTGCTGCGCGACCCGCTGAAGCTCTTCACTTCCCTTCCGGCGCACGGAGAAGTCGTCGAACTCCGTCTCGGGCCGCTGCCGGTGCACGTGGTCACCACGCCGGAGCTGGCCTGGCAGGTGCTGGCCACCGACGCCGACAAGTTCGACAAGGGCCTGGTCTTCGACAAGATGCGGCCCCTCTTCGGTGACGGCCTGGCCACCTCGAACGGCGAGCTCAACCGCCGCCAGCGCCGGCTGGTGATGCCCGCCTTCGGCCGCGCGCGGATCGCGGGCTACGCCGAAAACACCATGACGAAACTGGCCGCCGCCCTGGTGGATTCGTGGCAGCCGGGCGAAGTCGTCCAGTTCGACCAGTGCATGCAAGACCTGGTGCTGACCGTCGCCGGGCAGACGCTGTTCTCCACCGCGCTCGGCGACGAGGCGCTCGAAGAGATCCGGCGTTCGATCCCGGTCATGCTGAAGTACGTGCTCGTCCGCGCGTTTTCGCCGAAATTCGTGGAGAAGCTGCCGATCCCGCCGAACCGGAAGTTCGACGCCGCGGCCGCGCGCCTGCGCGAGGTGATCGGCGAAACCGTCGTCGCCGCCCGCGAAGACGGCGCCGACCACGGCGACCTGCTGTCGATGCTGCTGCTGGCCCGCGACGAGGACACCGGCGAGGGCATGTCCGACCGGCAGGTGCACGACGAGGTCATCACGATCCTGACGACCGGCGCCGAGACCACCGCCGTCGCGCTGGCCTGGTTTTTCCACGAGCTCGGGCAGCACCCGGACGTCGAGCGCCGGTTCCACGCCGAAGTC
This window of the Amycolatopsis balhimycina FH 1894 genome carries:
- a CDS encoding glycoside hydrolase family 3 protein encodes the protein MRHSLFRRALVPAVAATLLLAPSPALAAAPPPFRDPSLPLATRIDDLLSRLTADEKISLLHQYEPAIPRLGIGVFKTGTEALHGIAWSTDYDNKGAVVKADGTVFPQAIGLASTWDPALVKQVGSAVGQEARGFNARNPTLWGLNLWAPVVNLLRDPRWGRNEEGYSEDPHLTGELATAYGRGIQGDDPRYLQAAPTLKHYLAYNNEVSRDTSNSSVPPKILHDYDEQAFKIPLEAGAANAVMPSYNLVNGRPNTVSPDLGGKLRQWAPQDIAVVSDAGAPSNLVNSEKYYATKAEADAAAIKAGLDSFTDNDTDGSITAAAVKEALSKGLLTMADVEKADRHLLSLRFRLGEFDPPGRNPYAKITPAVINSPAHQALARKAADEQVVLLRNNGGALPLDAARNKKIAVVGPLSNTLYEDWYSGAMQTKVTPVQGIKERLGSAGTVASSEGVDRIALKDLSTGRYLTAPTTTGKVTAGGTIAGTTESFDVYDWGAGKNTLRAAANGKFLSYSGGALVNDVDQPAGWFVQQQLKLDAQPDGSYVLEYAGNEVNEPWFGPNKFAVVGADGVLTISSPDAAHATKFGRDVLTSGVGSAVAAAKDADTAVVVVGSMPFINGREANDRTSTELAPAQRALIEAVQKANPHTVVVVENSYPTTGWDTLSVPGIVWTSHAGQETGHAVADVLFGDKDPSGRLTQTWYASDAGLPSILDYDIAKTGMTYQYYRGKPLFPFGYGLSYTSFRYSGVRAVQAGGKVQVSVDVTNTGARAGTDVVQLYSKNAGVQRLRDFSKVTLAPKQTRTLRFEVPVADLASWDVSRDRSVVAAGVYEFSVGRNAAELSAPQPVYVPGERALPRDLSRPTQAQNFDDYSGTTLTDTSKVSGTSVAGVAGSWVAYRDVALNGPARFSASVSAPASSRVTIRLDSPTGRVLGTASVPSTGDRYAYTTVTAALAKAAGRHDVYLTFDGPVNVATFSLR
- a CDS encoding SAM-dependent methyltransferase codes for the protein MTGEASWVPPEIDTTVPNPARVYDFWLDGDHNFAADRALGEQILKIMPGVRDAARLNRAFLRRAARYMVDAGVRQFLDIGSGIPTAGNLHEIVQQADPACRVVYVDREPVAVAHSELLLQGNDNCAVLQADLRDVNDIFDAEPARRLLDPEQPIGLFMLLLLHFVPDSWDPEGILTRYHDRLAPGSFLAVTHVAADSGSAGLDEAIEVYTSRQNQQNRPFPRTHDQVLRFFQGFDLVEPGLVGCAMWHPEGVGDMSEDPSVNSLPYAGVGRKP
- a CDS encoding cytochrome P450, whose translation is MPNPRPVPGRLPVLGHTVSLLRDPLKLFTSLPAHGEVVELRLGPLPVHVVTTPELAWQVLATDADKFDKGLVFDKMRPLFGDGLATSNGELNRRQRRLVMPAFGRARIAGYAENTMTKLAAALVDSWQPGEVVQFDQCMQDLVLTVAGQTLFSTALGDEALEEIRRSIPVMLKYVLVRAFSPKFVEKLPIPPNRKFDAAAARLREVIGETVVAAREDGADHGDLLSMLLLARDEDTGEGMSDRQVHDEVITILTTGAETTAVALAWFFHELGQHPDVERRFHAEVDSVLGGGGVLGGGVLGGRAARFEDLPDLGYTQQIVNEIVRRTPPLILMRRAREDVELGGVAIPAGSEVAVSQHTLHRDPRWFPEPDRFDPDRWAPGRAAELPKGAYIPFGAGARLCPGHVFAPTEIAIVAATIGARWRLDPVPGKKVYAQIKATMQPNRLPMTVVPRRT